From the Sphingomonas suaedae genome, one window contains:
- a CDS encoding histidine phosphotransferase family protein — protein MNISPTDFASLLCSRLCHDLLSPVGALNNGLELLADEHDPEMRARCLELLAESAKASANKLKFFRLAFGAAGGFGDTVDTREAQAAIDGLFGDNHRVSIGWMVEDPVLPKQVIKVLLNLALIGGDALVRGGQLDIGAEARDDMVEIVVRAQGPRIVLDGELRGALSGDTGDSPVTPRAAAAYLVHQLVTQGGGELQVSPPDADVLLFGAAFKVA, from the coding sequence ATGAATATCTCGCCGACCGACTTTGCCAGTCTGCTCTGCTCGCGCCTGTGTCATGACCTGCTGAGCCCGGTGGGCGCGCTCAACAACGGGCTGGAGCTGCTCGCGGACGAGCATGACCCGGAAATGCGCGCGCGCTGCCTGGAATTGCTGGCGGAGAGCGCGAAGGCGAGTGCGAACAAGCTGAAGTTCTTCCGGCTGGCGTTCGGCGCGGCGGGGGGCTTTGGCGACACCGTCGACACGCGGGAGGCGCAGGCGGCGATCGACGGGCTGTTCGGCGACAATCACCGCGTGTCGATCGGCTGGATGGTCGAGGATCCGGTGCTGCCCAAGCAGGTGATCAAGGTGCTGCTCAACCTTGCGCTGATCGGCGGCGACGCGCTGGTGCGCGGGGGGCAGCTGGATATCGGCGCGGAGGCGCGGGACGACATGGTTGAGATCGTGGTGCGCGCGCAGGGGCCGCGCATCGTGCTGGACGGCGAGCTGCGCGGTGCGCTGAGCGGTGACACGGGCGATTCGCCGGTGACCCCGCGTGCGGCGGCGGCGTATCTGGTGCACCAATTGGTGACGCAGGGCGGGGGCGAACTGCAGGTGTCGCCGCCCGACGCCGATGTGCTGCTGTTCGGGGCAGCGTTTAAGGTCGCCTGA